In Pararge aegeria chromosome 17, ilParAegt1.1, whole genome shotgun sequence, one genomic interval encodes:
- the LOC120631208 gene encoding cyclin-dependent kinase-like 1, giving the protein MIDRRLLTPSTPRSRAMDKYEQLAVVGEGSYGVVLKCRRRDTGQLVAIKKFLETEDDAAVKKMALREIRMLKKLRHDHLVNMIEVFRRKRRFYLVFEYLDHTLLDELESSPGGLGEDTAKKHLYQLLKGIEYCHQNSIIHRDVKPENVLVSNNGIVKLCDLGFARALAAPGEPYTEYVATRWYRAPELLVAEHRYGPEVDIWAIGCLFAEMLTGDPLFPGDSDIDQLALIIKTVGKLAPRHQQVVSRLSGGAALAASSNGPRGALPGVAHARELLAACLRTEPRARPSAAALLRHKYFIADGFTENFNAELRKKLGKEAETPPPQHGAAPRIAGKPRQQWTLNIVSDHNTRSRTSSTAGESLIDYNYTPNPENQMETACMERKSLQQMTTHQTEEVPAMANSNSIAPNAVCSSLTGAATGVGVTATGVGITAAGMGVPVTGVGVTGTGARPSLPRSLARAIEQTFKTFPVPVNTYPRTPYIKKVNNKLVVDEELLRGRAAAKKATKKTPPDFSLPYVPGASNSPMKKAKKPQASNAATKSYDVWDSNITPSSRTPTNLPYM; this is encoded by the exons ATGATAGACCGTCGCCTACTCACCCCCTCCACCCCTAGGAGCCGAGCAATGGACAAATACGAACAGTTGGCAGTC GTAGGCGAGGGCTCGTACGGCGTGGTGCTGAAATGCCGTCGCCGAGACACTGGTCAACTCGTGGCCATCAAGAAGTTCCTCGAGACAGAAGACGACGCGGCCGTCAAAAAGATGGCGTTGCGAGAGATAAGGATGCTTAAA AAACTTCGCCATGACCATCTAGTAAACATGATAGAGGTGTTCCGTCGAAAGCGTCGATTCTATCTGGTGTTCGAATATTTGGATCATACGCTACTGGATGAACTGGAATCGTCTCCCGGCGGTTTAGGCGAAGATACTGCCAAAAAACACCTCTACCAGCTCCTGAAGGGCATCGAGTATTGTCATCAGAATTCG ATAATACATCGCGATGTCAAACCAGAAAACGTGCTTGTTTCCAACAATGGAATCGTAAAGCTTTGCGACCTTGGCTTCGCTAGAGCTCTGGCTGCGCCTGGAGAACCGTACACGGAGTACGTAGCAACCAGATGGTACAGAGCTCCGGAGCTACTGGTCGCTGAGCATAG GTACGGCCCGGAGGTGGACATTTGGGCGATTGGATGCCTGTTTGCGGAAATGCTGACGGGCGATCCCCTATTCCCCGGAGACTCTGACATAGATCAACTGGCGCTTATCATTAAAACTGTCG GAAAACTAGCACCCCGCCACCAGCAGGTAGTGTCACGGTTGTCCGGGGGAGCGGCACTGGCGGCAAGCAGCAACGGCCCACGCGGGGCGCTGCCGGGCGTGGCGCATGCGCGGGAGCTGTTAGCCGCCTGCCTGCGCACCGAGCCCAGAGCCAGGCCTTCCGCGGCGGCACTCCTGCGACATAa atactTCATCGCTGACGGCTTCACCGAGAACTTCAATGCTGAGCTACGCAAGAAATTGGGAAAGGAAGCGGAA ACACCTCCTCCTCAACATGGGGCGGCGCCAAGAATCGCTGGCAAACCACGCCAGCAATGGACTCTGAACATTGTTtcg GATCACAATACGAGGTCTCGTACGAGCAGTACGGCAGGAGAATCCCTGATCGACTACAATTATACGCCTA ATCCAGAAAACCAAATGGAGACTGCGTGTATGGAAAGGAAATCTCTACAGCAAATGACCACGCATCAGACAGAAGAG GTCCCTGCGATGGCCAATTCAAACTCGATCGCTCCGAACGCAGTTTGCAGCTCGCTTACAGGAGCGGCTACGGGTGTGGGTGTAACAGCCACGGGCGTGGGTATAACAGCGGCGGGTATGGGTGTTCCAGTTACGGGTGTTGGTGTTACGGGGACGGGTGCAAGGCCGTCGCTGCCCCGTTCCCTCGCCCGTGCCATTGAACAAACCTTCAAAACTTTTCCCGTACCCGTCAACACTTATCCGCGAACGCCTTATATTAAGAA GGTTAACAATAAATTGGTGGTGGATGAAGAGCTCCTGCGGGGTCGGGCTGCTGCTAAGAAGGCGACCAAGAAGACACCACCCGATTTCTCCTTACCTTACGTCCCTGGAG CCAGCAATAGTCCAATGAAGAAAGCTAAAAAACCACAGGCGTCTAACGCGGCGACCAAATCTTACGACGTGTGGGACAGTAAT